TTAgatctttattttcttccaatcCTTCATATTTACAGAAAGACTGGAGAGAAAAGGGCATTGTAAGCCCAGTTAAAGATCAAGGCGGCTGTGGATCTTGCTGGAgtttcaggttttttttttcttcttcttctcttctctcctcttcgATTTATATTTGTTACTCTCCTAGTACGTGACAAACTTATTAACTTGGCAACTCATTGAGATGCCATGATGCTGGAGTGCTAGTGACCTCTAATTTGCACTTTTGTAGCGCAACTGGAGCTCTCGAGGCTGCTTATCACCAAGCACACGGGAAAGGAATCTCTCTGTCTGAGCAGCAGCTCGTGGACTGCGCTACGGCTTTCAACAACTTTGGATGCGGTGGCGGGTTGCCGTCGCAAGCCTTCGAGTACATCAAGTACAACGGTGGCCTTGAGACCGAGGAAGCTTATCCTTACACTGCACGAAATGGTACCTGCAAATTCTCGGCTGGCAAGGTCGCTGTCAAAGTTGTCGACTCTGTCAACATCTCTATGGTAAGTTCATGGGCAATCTGTAGAGTTAGCCCAAAGAAAGGagaagtaaaggaaaaaaaagctcCGGAAATTTCATAAATATAGCTTCAAATTGCCTATATGTTTATATTTGCAATGCATGGTGGATTCAGGGTGCTGAGGATGAACTTAAGCATGCAGTTGGCCTGGTCCGGCCAGTCAGTGTGGCATTCCAGGTCACGGATGGCTTCCAGCTCTACGAGTCGGGTGTGTTCACCAGCGATGCATGTGGTAGCACTTCCATGGTGAGcatttccaaataaaatgaaaggaactGTATCTCCATCTCAATCATGTTTGAAGGATGCCGATGCGTAGGATTCATGAAGCTTTCTAAACATACGTTGGAATTAATTAGGGATTCCTATAGGATAATTTCCATTGTtagaaataatttaataattttgtccATATCTCTTAAGATGGCACATTTATTGCATGAATATCGTAGGCAAATGACACGTATATTGCACATATATCTCCATTTgattgtgtatattttgattaAGATAAAGCCTAAAAATAGGTTTTTGTATTCTTCATTAATATCCACATCCAAATATGGGTTAAGAATAGCACAACTACCATAACTTTGGTACGGCCCTCACTTGAGcgccacaaatttgaaaaattgagtaCTTGAATGCCATCACCGATTTACCTCGTCAGAAAATCCACTAGTCATCTTGCATGACTTCGCCAACACTAACATGAACACTAAACATCTGCTGGAGATTATTAGAGATTTCTCTAGTATAATTTCCATCGTTAgagaaattttaataattttgttgattATTTATATCTCTCAAGATATTGCGCGAATACTGCAGGCAAATGACACATATATTGCACGTCTATCTCcctttgattgtgcatattttgATTGAGATATTATTTTAGAATAGTTATCGAATAAAGCCTATAAATAATTTGTTTCACTCTTCattaatatatatcaaaatacaCGCAAATTCCACATTtctattttccatatttttattcttaattacaTTGATAACCGTGACATTTAATTTGAGCATCTATCTTGTCAGGATCCGTATAATTTGATTCCTTACTGCAAATGAAGTTTTGCATAAAAGACGATACTCATGCTCGTGCCTAATGAAAACTGAATGTATTGTATCAGGATGTGAACCATGCTGTTGTTGCTATCGGTTATGGAGTTGAGAACGGTGTTCCATACTGGCTTATCAAGAATTCCTGGGGAGAGAGCTGGGGCGACAAAGGATACTTCAAGATGGAGATGGGGAAGAACATGTGTGGTAAGTTCCCTCTTTTGGTTTTGGTAGAACCACTAGAACAAAACGGTGCTAGGATAACTATGCTTTTGAAATTCTCGCAGTTGCTTTAGTCCATGTCCATTCCTTCTATGCTTGACTTTCTTCTAAGTTACTCCGTCCTCATCTATCTATCGATCTTAAATTGCAGGTGTCGCTACTTGTGCATCATACCCTGTTGTGGCCTAGATTGTTTTTAGAGAACCTATGGACGCATGCACCAAGTGATTCGAGACATAATTGCTCCACCTCAAGGTTGAGTACTGTAATGTAGCATGGAAGGGTCTATGCTTTAGCATACAAAAATAATCTTCGGGACAATTGTAATTCCATATGGTTACTATTATGTCAACGAAGACCTTATAAATTCCAATCTATGTTTGCATGGCATGAAACCCTTTCGTTGCAAGAATAACACATTGCTGCAAAGGAAAATATGATTCTTCCGCCATTAAAACGGCATGGAATTGAAGGGGCAAATTTCACTGAACGCTTTCGCTTATTTACTTAGTAGAGATTGAATGCACAGTCTTACACACATGCTAACACTCGCCATGCGATGTTTAGATAGCCTAGGAGAGGTGATACTATCTTTGATTGCACCAGAAGAGACAGTAGCCAACATCTTTTATTCGCAGGGCAAATTACACATGCAAAGATACGCAAAAGTTCATAGTTCAATTAGCCGCCATTCATATCCTCATTCCTTAACATGCTAATTAGAACATTGTATTGTGCACATGTTGCACAAcaataattctttttctttttctttttggtcgtgTGTTACAGTAATTGCTTGTCCTATTGGTGCTTGATGTTGGAGTATAATACACGGAAACaacagaattttgcaatttttgtcAACGCAAAATCACCAAATAAATTTACGTAGTTCGGTCTGAGTATTGGTACTTACGTTCACagggagagccagcagcaaataatccactataatcgaaGAATTAGAGTTGATAATTACTCACACGctcgagtgtttcccacacctaaatttaatctaaaacccaaaatgtttataaataaacaacttacTTAGATATAAACTCACTGCACAAAATTACTACATGTTCAAGTTCAAAGTAAAATGCTCTACATACGCTAAAACCAAGAACGCCAATGTTCGTCTCTGCCTTGTGTACGTGCGGCTTGACGTTCATCTTTATTGTGCGATGCTCTTATGGACGCGTGACTCCTTAGACCGTGCGGCATTCACTTTTCCACAtaaaagaaaccctagcctTTTCATATTATGTGCCTAGAGTCAAAACTTTGACTCTGGGCCCCACTTGGGATCCTTTCTTCAAAATTCCTATTTAGCTCCTACAGATAAAGAAGAAACcattgctcctttttttttgttttttattctattttatttcctcttttgtaaactTTCATGGAGTCCAATGAATCTCCTTCTGTTAACCAAAGACATCTAAGACCCGAAaagaatttcaatttcttttcctatgtgtaatcttgaatattatcagaaaaatcttcacgaacaaccatgtaaaaattttattcaagcAGATCGCATTTcgcaaacgctcaaactcgagacataatttaacatttctccaccttggctcaaTGTTTGAAACtaagttatagtgctcatcataCATGCCACTCTCCCAATACCCCGATAGACACTCACTCTTCACAGACGTCAATAAAGCTCAAGCAAAGCTTGAGCTTCGCCAAAGGAACATACTTAGTCATCATGTTTGCCGAGTTATCTActgtagcaatctttttaacaataatATTACCCTTAactaagacatctcggatgagATGATACCTTATGTTAATATGCTTCATTCACTCGTAATAAACTAgattatatgccaaatatatTGCACCTTagttatcacagtgtatatccacacatttctattctaacccaaagtctgagagcaaactttgtaaccatatcacCTATTACGCTATAAAGGTTAGTGTTATGTACTCTAcctcagtcgaagacaaggcaatgtgattctataaggacgctttccaactaactacACTACCTGCTAGCATAAACACTGTCGCAACCAAAAattcaggtgcaccacctagggtttaggataatggactactaagtcttaaacttagctcgggctctcccaagctcataccaattcgcgactttggttcaagtttttaacatgcaaatggattttatttagaagtcgccactaatcaatttatggtatgccaattagacacctaagtaaaataataaaagaattattttactcttacgaaccagagatttttagtaaagggacttgattacactagatttttctaataccCTTtaagtaccattctttttatttttaaaaaatatttttgcaggcagcttagatttgttttaacctaaattactatcatgcaatagGATGATCACACGGATGCTCAACCATTATTTAacattgaacaaaataaattgcaccaaaGGAATTCAACACActaaagcaaacaattttttggggttttcttgAAACTAGAACTTTATCATAAAACATgtatttaaattatatgacataatttctttaccaaaaaaaaaaaactatataacataattttactaacaagctaatactaattaaatgaacctaacatgcaaactaattgacatgcacctaatatttttgtatctttctttattaaaattcggaattaataaaaaccctaattaaactatctaaaatgaataattttctaatatgtttTAGGGGTTAACTTGatttaaaccctatcctatcttagaaaactatttttttttaaaagaaaaatgagattatctaaatgtgcaaacattatttaAGAGTCTATCTATAAAAAGTTCAATcttaatctattccaaaaattatctaaagGTGCAATCCTAAAAgtgcaatcctaatttactaaaccaacAACTccaatgcaagatttgattttttttttttttacattattttaGTGTTTTTCTAAGACAAGCAATTATCGGATAAACATTACATCTAAACAATCGAGATATTCAACAAATGAATTATTAAACTAATCGGAAAAAAAATAACCTGtagtctcacaggtcaaattaacgattactctaaccctaaacatcacgacaaaaagttcaaaataattaaaaatcttatttgaagtattacggatcaaattaataattataatgatttaacaattaaaatactatcaaaatgcccaaaaaattaatataattaagaaaTGATCCAacgtcttacggatcaaattaataattacaataattttgggcaaaaccctgggataatgcctacaatattTGTAAAATGAACATCATTATCCAATGttctaatttaaataactaaacttaaaataacaaaaaataacataaaattaataaaattaaatttaaaaataaactacctaagggGGACTCAACACAACAAGAGAAGGTGCGATGCGTTGACTAGTGGGCGGACCAGCAGCATCAATGGGAGAACAGGTCGCGGGCGTAGGCATGGGATGGTGGAGCTGTAGATGTTGGTTGGGCATCACTCGGACAGAGGGTAGCACAACCGGGGGCTGTTGGGCATCGGAGGGCAGCACGACGACCCGCAAAAGGAATAGAGAACGAAGTGGTAGCGGAGGAGTCGAACGTGGGCTGCTTGGAGGCGCTTGCGCTGTGACCAGCAGCGACAAACGGCAAAGGAGGCGTTAATGGGCTGACGACCAGAGAAGAGCGACGCTAGGGCAGCAAGCAGAGAGAGTGTTGGGCGCTGGTGCAGTGGCGAGTGACACTCGGGTGGCAACGTCAGTGGCTAGCTATGAGCATCAGGCACCAGGCGTGACAACAATGGTGCGCGGTGTAGAGGTGCTGCAAGGTCAACGGGTGGACACACAAGCAGAGGGAGGCACGGTGATGGACAGCGGCGCAGCAACGGGCGAGCATCGGATGGAGCAGGGACAGTGGCGTGGCGTCAAACGAAGGTAGAGGCGCGGTCGTTGAAGCTCTGGCATTCGGCGCTACCGATGCAGAAACAAAGACGCGGAGGTTGCTGGGTTGCGGGCGAAGGTCACTAGTGAAGGGACTCGAAACGGTGGTGACTAGCGGCCTGACAATTGGTTTGGATTTGCTGGTGTCGGGCACGAGGAAGTACAAGTTGCTGGCATTGGCATCAACGGTGGCACAGGGGCGACGGAGCTATATGCGGGCGCGCGAGGTGCGCCGCGAGTGCAAGTGTTGGGGGTGGTGGTGCAAAGGCACGGCGATCAATGGCAACGAACGAGTGAGCTGCTACGGGGTCAGTGCTCGTGGGTCGCAGACGGAGGTGAGGCTAAGGTGTTGCTGGTGCGGTGGCTGGCGCAAGTGGCAAAGACGCCCACGCAAGGAAGATGAACTGTTtgttgctttttctcttttttttttttttttctcacctgTTGCAAgtcctctctgtctcttctctctgttgctgacttttcccttttcttgacagagaaagaaaagagaaatggttTTCTCTTTGACCAAGACGGACAAAGGCTTTTTCTTGCACGAATTTTGTCTCGAAAATTTTTTTGGTTCCGAATTCACTCACCTAGTCACGAAAAAAGTGGCTCTCTTTTATAATGATTCCAAACAGCCACTTTCCATGGCAACATTCGAGTTTCCATCTTCCGTTGCATTAATTCATGGCTACAAATCGGAACATGATTTCGCGATCAACTCAATCTTGCTTcaattccttccattttataaaaattctttCTCTTTACTCACCCGATTTCCTTATTGCTTccgcatttatcaaaatctgaatattcaTGTGTTGTGCTACCGCTTATCAAGCTAGTCAAGGATAAAGTGCTCACTTTTAAGAATGTCCCTGCTACCTCGAGGAACAAAAGACTTCAAAGAGGTTGGGGCTTTGACCCCTCGGTCTTCATCCAGTAGCCTTAGTTTCCGCAAGCTTCTTGGGTTGTGCTACCACTTCCTCACCTCCTTTGGCTCTCCGTTCTTTGAcccttcttttttattgtgtGTCGAGGTTCGGTGGAGCCGTTTTGTGTTCGAGTGCCTCTGCGTAGGCTGGTTTCCTTTGGTCTTTCTTGCCCTTGCTACTTTGTGTCGGCTCCCTTCCGCTCTTTCTGTCTTACAgttagagtgtaagtttttggtgccaTCTTTGTGTATTTTTGTCCAAAGCTcaatatatattcttaccttttaccaaaaaaaaattgaatattcatcaaaatttccaacttccatgcataatcaatcaaattgattttttatttatttatttgctctgatgcaatttttattattcttattttttattatattttttaggggttaaaattaatctctaatttttatgcaataaatcaATGACTGggtcatcaaaatttaggtgtcaacagatacccctctttgaatgtgagcTTGTAGAGGTTgctttcaaagataaattgagacctaaattttgatcaagcACATACACTGAATgaccttcaatttttttttgttggaaaatgaattcctctcttcttttttttaagacaatttATGTGTTGCATGGAAATACCAATAAAAATGGTAAAAGGAACCTACCTAGAATAACTTACCTTTAAGGAGGGTAGAGTAATTCAAGATAGTGGATGTTACAtgtccaagacccgtacctttctatggTCACCCAGAATAATAACGAGGCTTTGTAAGGAGACTGCTTTCCTAGGatccgtacctttctacggtcgcccagtatgacaGTTTTTtagttgtctaggacccgaatcTTTCTTCAGTCACCTTGAcgaaaaaaaatggtttttcaagacccgtacctttctacgattGCCTGAATGGGAAATAGAtattttctaggacccgtaccattctacagtcacCTAAACAGGAAACAactttccaagacccgtacatTTCTACAGTTGCTTGAATCAGACTAAATCCggggaaaaatctttggggaacAGCTCAATCGAGTCAAGTGTCGATACTTGAAAAGGAATTCATgtgcaatgacaagtatttaaggtatggatagaggTATACTTACATGGTGACATCTATGATCCTTAGGAATATGTCTCTTGTAAAGCCAAATTAATGAGGTAACtataggctacgaaagcacaccatGTCGATGAAGGGGAACTTTgagctacggaagcacgccgattTAATAGAGAGACTttgggctacagaagcatgtCGGGTCATAtcaaaggacaccgggctatggaagcatgccgagtcgatgaaagggactctgggctacgaaagcacgctaggtcaatataaaggacatcgggctatgaaagcacgtcgggtcgatgaaagggactctaagctacgaaagcatgccaagtcaatataaaggacaccgggttACGGAAGCACACCgggtcgatgaaagggactctgggctacgaaagcaagCCAGGTCAATCTAAAAGACGCCGGATTACGGAAGCATGATgggtcgatgaaagggactctaggctacaaaagcacgccaagtcaatataaaggacaccagGCTATGGAAGCACACCCGGTCAATGAAAAGGACTTtaggctatgaaagcacgctaggtcaatTTAAAGGACACCGAGTTATGGAAGCACGCCAAGTTGATGAAAGGGACTCTGAGCTACAAAAGCATGCTAGGTCAAtttaaaggacaccgggctacgaaagcacgctggGTCGATGAAAggaactctgggctacgaaagctcGCCAAGTTAATATAAAGAACactgggctacagaagcacaccaGGTCGATgaaaaggactctgggctacgaaagtccgccaggtcaatataaaggacgccgggctatgaaagcacacTGGGTCAATGAAATGGACTTTGGGCTACAAAAGTATGCCAGGTCAAtttaaaggacaccgggctacggaagcacgccgagtcagCACCGGGttacgaaagcacgccgagtcaattTAAAAGACACCATGCTATGGAAGCACGCTGGTTTGATAGGGGGACtttaggctacgaaagcacaccaggTTAATTTAAAGAACAccgagctacagaagcacgctaGGTTGATGAAAGGGACTCGGGCgacaaaagcacgccaggtcaatttAAAGAacaccgggctacggaagcatgccgggtcgatgaaagggactctaggctatAAAAGCATGCCAAGTCAATTTAAAAgacaccgggctacaaaagtACGCCGGTTTGATAgggggactctgggctacaaaagtaCGGCAAGTCAATTCAAAGAGCactgggctacggaagcacaccAGGTCGATGAAATGGACtatgggctacgaaagcacgctaaGTCAATTTAGaggacatcgggctacggaagcacgccgggtcgatgaaatggactctgggctacgaaagcacgg
This genomic stretch from Eucalyptus grandis isolate ANBG69807.140 chromosome 3, ASM1654582v1, whole genome shotgun sequence harbors:
- the LOC104436414 gene encoding thiol protease aleurain, whose product is MAGARFLCSFLLVVTACSAAAAGFEGADLESSILQTVGHTRPALSFVDFARGHGKTYKTAEEIKLRFDNYRENLKLIRSTNQKGLPYTLAVNQYADWSWEEFKTHRLGASQDCSATTKGSHKLTDDVLPETKDWREKGIVSPVKDQGGCGSCWSFSATGALEAAYHQAHGKGISLSEQQLVDCATAFNNFGCGGGLPSQAFEYIKYNGGLETEEAYPYTARNGTCKFSAGKVAVKVVDSVNISMGAEDELKHAVGLVRPVSVAFQVTDGFQLYESGVFTSDACGSTSMDVNHAVVAIGYGVENGVPYWLIKNSWGESWGDKGYFKMEMGKNMCGVATCASYPVVA